One segment of Sandaracinaceae bacterium DNA contains the following:
- a CDS encoding alpha/beta hydrolase: MDLLLSDGARLAYQVRGSGPSILLFSPLGGSLVSWDAFAAILSQSLRVITFDPRGAGDSSDAPWAWTTRRCAADARALLDHLDVPRCHVYGISMGGMAAQWLAIDEAARVDKLVLASTVPYGLEFRYQALGRALSLALCLTKNATDVDACLATRVLSHAFRAEHPDEVDRIRTLARVRPTTRANIARMLVAAARHDARSSLARIAAPTLVLVGARDPLPTGASQAELLTTIPNVRRAVIAEAGHDLSAESPIRTAEHVLAFLNE; this comes from the coding sequence ATGGACCTGCTCCTCTCCGACGGCGCGCGGCTCGCCTACCAGGTGCGGGGGAGTGGTCCCTCGATTCTCCTCTTCAGCCCGCTCGGGGGGTCGCTGGTCTCTTGGGACGCGTTCGCCGCGATCCTGTCTCAGAGTCTGCGCGTGATCACCTTCGACCCTCGCGGCGCCGGCGACTCGAGTGACGCACCCTGGGCGTGGACAACGCGTCGGTGCGCGGCCGACGCGCGAGCGCTGCTGGACCACCTGGACGTCCCGCGCTGCCATGTCTACGGGATCTCCATGGGTGGCATGGCCGCGCAGTGGCTCGCCATCGACGAGGCGGCGCGCGTGGACAAGCTGGTGCTCGCCTCGACGGTCCCGTACGGCCTCGAGTTTCGCTACCAGGCGCTCGGCCGCGCGCTCTCGCTCGCGCTGTGCCTCACCAAGAACGCCACGGACGTGGATGCCTGCCTCGCGACGCGGGTGCTGTCTCACGCCTTCCGGGCGGAGCATCCCGACGAGGTGGACCGCATCCGAACGCTCGCGCGCGTGCGTCCCACCACGCGCGCCAACATCGCGCGCATGCTGGTGGCGGCGGCCCGTCACGATGCGCGCAGCTCGCTGGCGCGCATCGCCGCGCCAACGCTGGTGCTCGTGGGCGCGCGTGATCCGTTGCCGACCGGCGCCTCCCAGGCGGAGCTGCTGACCACCATCCCCAACGTCCGAAGAGCGGTGATCGCCGAGGCCGGTCACGACCTCTCGGCGGAGTCGCCAATCCGCACGGCAGAGCACGTGCTCGCTTTCCTCAATGAGTGA
- a CDS encoding acyltransferase family protein, producing MTPFDPDRLDLRDPGLIRSALPAVERFNRSYLQLRRDGLEHVPSGPALYVSNHNGGITGPDLLCTLGTLLHVRGADAPLYALAHDFVMRHVPQAGRLLQRFGALRACPSNALRALAQGGQVLVYPGGDLEAYRHSRERDRIVLGERTGFVRVAREAGVPIVPIVVHGAHRSAYIFNDGRAIARRLQLARWGRLERFPLALALPWGLAVGPWTPYLPLPFPIRLRVLPPIRVGADDDATAVREHVRARMQTTLDALAAGA from the coding sequence ATGACGCCGTTCGACCCCGACCGCCTGGATCTGCGGGACCCCGGGCTCATTCGCAGCGCGCTCCCCGCGGTCGAGCGCTTCAACCGCAGCTACCTGCAGCTCCGGCGCGACGGCCTCGAGCACGTCCCGAGCGGCCCGGCGCTCTACGTGTCGAATCACAACGGTGGCATCACCGGTCCGGACCTCCTGTGCACGCTGGGCACGCTGCTGCACGTGCGCGGTGCCGATGCGCCGCTCTACGCGCTGGCCCACGACTTCGTGATGCGCCACGTGCCCCAAGCGGGTCGCCTCCTACAGCGCTTCGGCGCGCTGCGAGCGTGTCCGTCGAACGCGCTGCGGGCGCTCGCGCAGGGAGGCCAGGTGCTGGTCTACCCGGGCGGCGACCTCGAGGCGTACCGGCACAGCCGCGAGCGTGACCGCATCGTGCTGGGCGAGCGCACCGGGTTCGTGCGCGTGGCGCGCGAGGCGGGCGTTCCCATCGTGCCCATCGTGGTGCACGGCGCCCATCGCTCCGCCTACATCTTCAACGATGGTCGCGCCATCGCACGCCGCCTCCAGCTGGCGCGCTGGGGGCGACTCGAGCGCTTTCCGCTGGCGCTGGCCCTCCCCTGGGGCCTCGCGGTGGGTCCGTGGACGCCCTACTTGCCACTGCCCTTTCCGATCCGGCTGCGGGTGCTCCCTCCGATCCGTGTGGGAGCCGACGATGACGCGACGGCGGTGCGTGAGCACGTTCGCGCGCGCATGCAGACCACGCTCGACGCCCTCGCTGCAGGAGCCTGA
- a CDS encoding NAD(P)/FAD-dependent oxidoreductase, giving the protein MLDALVVGAGPAGSHVAIQLARAGRDVVLVEREKQPVDKVCGEFLSHEAVHYLAACGVDLDALGAVPITAVRFIERSVQAEIALPFEARSLSRRLLDEAMLARATEEGVQVLRGRRVNALGPTTSGFTARLADATHLESQAAFLATGKHDLRGHARTGGLQNDLVAFKMHYVLAKAQTCAIERHVELVLFDGGYAGLQPIEHGYANLCLVVRRSRFESLGYRFERLLTTMLAESPHLRRRLEYAEACWEKPLALSSIPYGYVQRYSDGVFQLGDQAAVIPSFAGDGIAIALHSARLAAETFLAGGSATAFQQRLARDVGPQVMLATALSQALVRSPTQRGLALLARRFPAIISSVAFRTRIPASALRRNGMLEASA; this is encoded by the coding sequence ATGCTCGACGCGCTGGTGGTGGGCGCGGGGCCTGCGGGCTCCCACGTGGCGATCCAGCTCGCTCGCGCGGGGCGCGATGTGGTGCTGGTCGAGCGCGAGAAGCAGCCGGTCGACAAGGTGTGCGGGGAGTTCCTCTCCCACGAAGCCGTGCACTATCTCGCGGCCTGCGGCGTGGACCTCGATGCCCTCGGGGCGGTGCCCATCACCGCGGTGCGGTTCATCGAGCGGAGCGTCCAAGCGGAGATCGCGCTGCCCTTCGAGGCGCGCAGCCTCTCCCGCCGGTTACTGGACGAAGCGATGCTGGCGCGCGCAACGGAGGAAGGGGTGCAGGTGCTCCGTGGGCGCCGCGTCAACGCCTTGGGCCCCACGACGTCCGGCTTCACCGCGCGCCTGGCGGACGCGACCCATCTCGAGAGCCAAGCCGCGTTCCTCGCCACCGGGAAGCATGATCTGCGCGGCCACGCTCGCACGGGCGGGCTGCAGAACGACCTCGTCGCGTTCAAGATGCACTACGTGTTGGCCAAGGCGCAGACGTGCGCCATCGAGCGGCACGTGGAGCTCGTGCTCTTCGACGGCGGCTACGCGGGGTTGCAGCCCATCGAGCACGGGTACGCCAACCTCTGTCTGGTGGTCCGACGCAGCCGCTTCGAGAGCCTCGGCTACCGCTTCGAGAGGCTCCTCACCACCATGCTCGCCGAGTCACCGCACCTCCGCCGGCGCCTCGAGTACGCGGAGGCGTGCTGGGAGAAGCCACTGGCGCTCTCGTCGATTCCCTACGGATACGTCCAGCGGTACTCGGATGGTGTGTTCCAGCTCGGCGACCAAGCGGCCGTGATCCCCTCCTTCGCGGGAGACGGCATCGCCATCGCGCTGCACAGCGCGCGGCTCGCCGCCGAGACTTTCTTGGCGGGGGGTAGCGCCACCGCGTTCCAGCAGCGGCTCGCACGCGACGTCGGGCCGCAGGTGATGCTGGCCACCGCCCTTTCGCAGGCGCTCGTTCGTTCCCCCACGCAGCGTGGCCTCGCGCTCCTGGCCCGCCGGTTCCCCGCGATCATCTCGTCCGTAGCGTTCCGCACCCGCATCCCAGCCTCGGCCCTGCGGCGCAACGGCATGCTCGAGGCGAGCGCATGA